The following proteins are co-located in the Tardibacter chloracetimidivorans genome:
- a CDS encoding thiamine pyrophosphate-dependent dehydrogenase E1 component subunit alpha: MQLSRDDLLGAYRRMATIRQFEERLHEEIKTGEIAGFTHLYCGQEAAAVGVCDHLTDDDYIVSTHRGHGHCIAKGCDVKGMMKEIYGRRDGLCKGRGGSMHIADLSVGMLGANGIVGAGAPQAVGAAIAAKLDGNGRVAIAFSGDGACNQGTTFEAMNLAVVVKAPAIFVFENNHYSEHTGVDYAVGTNKDIASRAEAFGMKAWRANGCDYFDTYDAMRELLDHVRAGNGPAAIELDTERFYGHFEGDPQRYRGPGELDRLREDRDCLKAFRARVGEAKLLDIAELDAIDAEVAQLIDESVTEARAAPAPDPASVAEDVYVDY; the protein is encoded by the coding sequence ATGCAGCTTTCAAGGGATGATTTGCTCGGCGCGTACCGCCGGATGGCGACCATCCGCCAGTTCGAGGAACGGCTCCACGAAGAGATCAAGACCGGGGAAATCGCCGGATTCACTCATTTGTACTGTGGTCAGGAAGCAGCCGCCGTCGGCGTCTGCGATCATCTGACCGATGATGACTACATCGTCTCCACCCATCGCGGGCACGGCCATTGCATCGCCAAGGGCTGCGACGTGAAGGGGATGATGAAGGAGATCTACGGCCGCAGGGACGGGCTTTGCAAAGGGCGCGGCGGCTCGATGCATATCGCCGACCTGTCGGTGGGCATGCTTGGCGCCAACGGGATCGTCGGCGCAGGCGCGCCGCAGGCGGTGGGCGCCGCGATCGCCGCCAAGCTGGACGGCAATGGCAGGGTCGCGATCGCCTTTTCGGGCGACGGCGCATGCAACCAGGGAACGACCTTCGAGGCCATGAACCTGGCCGTCGTCGTCAAGGCCCCGGCGATCTTCGTTTTCGAGAACAACCACTATTCCGAACACACCGGCGTCGATTATGCGGTCGGCACCAACAAGGACATCGCCAGCCGGGCCGAGGCCTTCGGCATGAAGGCGTGGCGCGCCAATGGCTGCGATTATTTCGATACATATGACGCCATGCGCGAACTGCTCGACCATGTCCGCGCGGGCAATGGCCCGGCCGCGATCGAGCTGGATACCGAGCGTTTCTACGGCCATTTCGAAGGCGACCCGCAGCGTTATCGCGGTCCCGGCGAACTCGACCGGCTGCGCGAGGATCGCGATTGCCTGAAGGCGTTCCGCGCGCGCGTGGGCGAGGCCAAGCTCCTCGACATTGCCGAGCTGGACGCAATCGACGCCGAGGTCGCGCAGCTTATCGACGAATCGGTGACGGAAGCGCGCGCCGCGCCCGCGCCCGATCCGGCGTCCGTCGCCGAAGACGTCTATGTGGATTATTGA
- a CDS encoding alpha-ketoacid dehydrogenase subunit beta yields the protein MAVMNIREAINHTLHAEMERDPSIIVLGEDVVGGAGTAGGQEAIGGIWGTTGGLYAKFGAERVIDTPISESAIVGAAAGAALAGKRPVAELMFADFIGVSLDQLWNQMGKFRYMFGGKTKCPAVVRMIYGAGMNAAAQHSQSVYALLTSMPGLKVVMPATPADAKGLLTEALRGDDPVMFMEHKTLYGVKGEVPDGEHRQRFGEARMVREGGDVTIVACGRMVGFSEKVSDKLAGEGIGVDLLDLRTTSPLDEEAILDSVEATGRLVIVDESPPRCSLASDIASIVAARAFTSLKAPPAMVTGPHSPIPFARELERAWVPSPPKIEDAVRQVLAFR from the coding sequence GTGGCAGTGATGAATATCCGCGAAGCGATCAACCATACGCTTCATGCCGAGATGGAACGCGACCCGAGCATCATCGTGCTTGGCGAGGACGTGGTCGGCGGGGCGGGCACCGCCGGCGGGCAGGAAGCGATCGGCGGCATCTGGGGCACCACCGGCGGGCTTTACGCAAAGTTCGGGGCGGAGCGCGTGATCGATACGCCGATCTCCGAAAGCGCGATCGTGGGCGCTGCGGCGGGTGCTGCGCTGGCGGGCAAGCGGCCGGTCGCCGAACTGATGTTCGCCGACTTCATCGGCGTGAGCCTGGACCAGCTCTGGAACCAGATGGGCAAGTTCCGCTACATGTTCGGCGGCAAGACGAAATGCCCGGCTGTGGTCCGCATGATCTATGGCGCGGGGATGAACGCGGCCGCGCAGCACAGCCAGTCGGTCTATGCGCTGCTCACCTCCATGCCCGGCCTCAAGGTGGTGATGCCCGCCACTCCGGCGGACGCCAAGGGACTGTTGACCGAGGCGCTGCGCGGCGACGATCCCGTCATGTTCATGGAGCACAAGACGCTCTACGGCGTGAAGGGCGAGGTGCCCGACGGCGAACACCGGCAGCGCTTCGGCGAGGCGCGGATGGTGCGCGAGGGCGGTGACGTGACCATCGTCGCCTGCGGCCGGATGGTCGGCTTTTCCGAAAAGGTCTCAGATAAGCTGGCAGGCGAGGGAATCGGCGTCGATCTGCTGGACCTGCGCACGACGAGTCCGCTTGACGAAGAAGCCATTCTGGACTCGGTCGAGGCGACCGGACGGCTGGTGATCGTCGATGAAAGCCCGCCCCGGTGCAGCCTTGCGTCCGACATCGCGTCGATCGTCGCCGCCAGGGCCTTCACCAGCCTGAAAGCGCCGCCCGCCATGGTGACTGGCCCCCATTCGCCGATCCCGTTCGCCCGCGAGCTGGAGCGCGCCTGGGTGCCGTCGCCCCCGAAGATCGAGGACGCGGTGCGCCAAGTCCTCGCGTTCCGGTGA
- a CDS encoding 2-oxo acid dehydrogenase subunit E2 — MANLKAFTMPKWGIEMSEGTIAEWMVAENEPFAKGTVLTLVETDKITNEIEAEGEGRFVRIVAEAGGTFPVGALLAVRTDGEEASADEIDAFVAGFRPADTSFAPEGAETGEPPAAEPSPAPPATPRPETNIPEGVAISPVARARVAESGVDVAGITGSGRGGRITAQDVDQAVRPAAEPALAGPYPQSPDQGVYATPMARRLSALHDISLKGLSGSGPRGRVLKGDVLARVEQARPAPAASPATADAAPQQPGPASGVTVAPMSSMRRTIARRLTEAKTTIPHFYIRRRVRADRLLALRTAVQGQRPSVNDYLVRACALALMEVPELNIQVHGNDIHRFGAADIAVAVATDKGLITPIVTRADERSVAEISQLMAGLAQRARSGKLKPEEYSGGSFSLSNLGGFGVEQFDAIINPPQGAILAVGTARPEPVDDDGAIRIVPVFHLSLSCDHRAIDGADGGRFMAALANLIEQPELLA; from the coding sequence GTGGCAAATCTGAAAGCGTTCACCATGCCCAAATGGGGCATTGAAATGAGCGAGGGTACCATCGCCGAATGGATGGTGGCCGAGAACGAACCCTTCGCCAAGGGCACGGTGTTGACCCTGGTCGAGACGGACAAGATCACCAATGAGATCGAGGCCGAAGGCGAAGGCCGCTTCGTCCGCATCGTCGCCGAGGCGGGCGGCACCTTTCCGGTCGGCGCGCTGCTGGCCGTCCGGACCGATGGCGAAGAGGCGTCCGCCGACGAGATCGACGCCTTTGTCGCAGGCTTCCGGCCGGCCGACACCAGCTTTGCCCCCGAGGGCGCGGAAACCGGGGAGCCGCCCGCTGCCGAGCCGTCACCTGCTCCGCCAGCCACTCCCCGACCCGAGACAAATATTCCGGAGGGCGTTGCGATCAGCCCGGTCGCCCGGGCGCGCGTTGCCGAAAGCGGAGTGGACGTCGCCGGGATCACGGGTTCGGGCCGGGGCGGGCGCATCACCGCGCAGGATGTCGATCAGGCTGTCCGACCGGCGGCCGAGCCAGCGCTTGCCGGGCCATATCCGCAAAGCCCCGATCAGGGCGTCTATGCCACGCCGATGGCCCGCCGCCTTTCGGCGCTGCACGACATATCGCTGAAGGGGCTTTCAGGCTCCGGACCGCGCGGACGGGTGCTGAAGGGCGATGTGCTTGCGCGGGTGGAGCAGGCGCGGCCCGCGCCCGCCGCCTCCCCCGCAACTGCCGACGCGGCTCCGCAGCAGCCCGGCCCGGCGTCGGGCGTGACGGTGGCACCCATGTCATCGATGCGCCGCACCATCGCGAGGCGGCTGACCGAAGCCAAGACGACGATTCCGCACTTCTATATCCGCCGCCGCGTACGTGCGGACCGGCTGCTAGCTTTGCGGACGGCGGTTCAGGGACAACGGCCCAGCGTGAACGACTATCTCGTTAGGGCCTGCGCGCTTGCGCTGATGGAGGTGCCGGAGCTGAATATCCAGGTGCACGGCAATGACATCCACCGCTTCGGCGCGGCCGACATCGCCGTTGCCGTCGCCACCGACAAGGGGCTCATCACGCCGATCGTCACCCGCGCCGACGAGCGCAGCGTGGCTGAGATCTCGCAGCTGATGGCGGGCCTTGCCCAGCGCGCCCGGTCCGGCAAGCTGAAGCCGGAGGAGTATAGCGGCGGCAGCTTCTCGCTATCGAACCTAGGCGGGTTCGGCGTGGAGCAGTTCGACGCGATCATCAATCCGCCACAGGGCGCGATTCTGGCTGTCGGCACCGCCCGGCCGGAGCCGGTGGACGATGATGGCGCGATCCGGATCGTGCCGGTCTTCCATCTGTCGCTGTCATGCGATCACCGCGCGATCGACGGAGCCGATGGCGGCCGTTTCATGGCCGCGCTCGCCAACCTTATCGAACAGCCGGAACTTCTGGCTTGA
- a CDS encoding acyl-CoA dehydrogenase family protein, with translation MDFRLTPDQEELRSAARDFARAELPAIAAELERDNKPPSHELVRRYAEMGFLGINIPSELGGLGLGNLEALIVLEEFAKISSAVAFPIFESSVGPVRAIEHFGSDALKRRVVPAVCRGEMVVAVSMSEPDAGSALTDLKTKGEVNGDKLVINGTKRWCSGGGHADAYVVYCRLSNDPGAKAIGAVLVENDAPGLSFGPNEQLMGFRGVPSSDLYLDGCEVPLDNIIVPAGGFKQLMEAFDLERCGNATMALGQASGALEDVSDYVQERKQFGKPIADFQAVQIKLAEMHMKCEAARLLIWRAAANAQDGLPSILDSSTAKCFANSIAREVAGDAMQLMGAYGYSKEFPMERRLRDSWGWGIAGGAIDIQKVNIAGAMLGRRFDQRR, from the coding sequence ATGGATTTCAGACTGACGCCCGACCAGGAAGAGCTGCGCTCAGCCGCGCGGGATTTCGCCCGCGCCGAGCTTCCCGCCATCGCCGCCGAGCTGGAGCGCGACAACAAGCCGCCCAGCCATGAACTGGTGCGCCGCTATGCCGAAATGGGCTTTCTGGGAATCAACATCCCGTCAGAGCTTGGCGGCCTTGGCCTCGGCAACCTGGAAGCGCTGATCGTCCTTGAAGAGTTCGCAAAGATCTCTTCCGCGGTCGCCTTTCCCATCTTTGAATCGTCGGTCGGACCCGTTCGCGCCATCGAGCATTTCGGATCGGACGCGCTGAAGCGGCGCGTCGTCCCGGCCGTCTGCCGGGGCGAGATGGTGGTGGCCGTGTCGATGTCGGAACCCGATGCCGGTTCGGCGCTGACCGATCTCAAGACCAAGGGCGAGGTCAACGGCGACAAGCTCGTCATCAACGGCACCAAGCGCTGGTGCTCGGGCGGCGGCCACGCCGACGCCTATGTCGTCTATTGCCGTCTGTCGAACGATCCGGGCGCGAAGGCGATCGGCGCGGTGCTGGTGGAAAACGATGCGCCGGGTCTCAGCTTCGGGCCGAATGAACAGCTGATGGGCTTTCGCGGCGTGCCTTCGTCCGACCTTTATCTGGACGGCTGCGAAGTGCCCCTGGACAACATCATCGTTCCGGCCGGCGGCTTCAAGCAACTGATGGAGGCCTTCGATCTGGAGCGCTGCGGCAATGCCACCATGGCCCTGGGCCAGGCGTCGGGCGCGCTTGAGGACGTGTCGGACTATGTTCAGGAGCGCAAGCAGTTCGGCAAGCCGATCGCCGATTTTCAGGCGGTCCAGATCAAGCTCGCCGAAATGCATATGAAATGCGAGGCCGCCCGGCTGCTCATCTGGCGCGCCGCGGCGAACGCGCAGGATGGGCTTCCCTCCATTCTCGACAGCTCGACCGCGAAATGCTTCGCCAATTCGATCGCGCGCGAAGTCGCGGGCGATGCGATGCAGCTGATGGGCGCTTATGGCTATTCCAAGGAGTTTCCGATGGAACGGCGTCTGCGTGACAGCTGGGGCTGGGGCATTGCTGGCGGCGCGATCGACATCCAGAAAGTGAACATCGCCGGGGCCATGCTGGGCCGCCGGTTCGACCAGCGCCGATAG
- a CDS encoding FMN-dependent NADH-azoreductase: MAERLLHIKASPRGSLSRSAMVASRLLARLQETDVEPLDLFDADLPPFGGAVIEGRYALLSGQPVAEDAAADWQRIEGMVAHFLSFDTWLFSTPMWNFGIPYRLKHYIDLLTQPGLAFSADAGGNVIGHAVGRTAIIIAAGALDTRPESALGSLDHQAAYLEAWLSFLGATNIHVIRVMPTFGEAAVVDRAMETAYAEADALARRLSRPSRV; this comes from the coding sequence GTGGCGGAGCGACTGCTTCACATCAAGGCGAGCCCGCGCGGCAGCCTTTCGCGCTCCGCGATGGTCGCAAGCCGGTTGCTGGCACGGCTTCAAGAGACCGACGTGGAGCCGCTGGACCTGTTCGATGCGGATTTGCCGCCTTTTGGGGGCGCGGTGATCGAAGGCCGCTATGCGCTGCTTTCAGGCCAGCCGGTGGCGGAGGATGCGGCGGCGGACTGGCAGCGGATCGAGGGCATGGTCGCGCATTTTCTCTCGTTCGACACATGGCTGTTCAGCACGCCGATGTGGAACTTCGGAATACCCTATCGGCTGAAGCATTATATCGACCTGCTGACCCAGCCGGGCCTTGCGTTCTCGGCGGACGCCGGCGGCAATGTGATCGGACATGCAGTGGGGCGGACGGCGATCATCATTGCGGCCGGTGCGCTGGATACGCGCCCCGAGAGCGCCTTGGGCAGCCTCGATCACCAGGCCGCTTATCTGGAGGCCTGGCTCAGCTTTCTCGGGGCGACGAACATCCATGTCATCCGCGTGATGCCGACTTTCGGCGAAGCGGCGGTCGTCGACCGGGCGATGGAAACGGCTTATGCGGAGGCTGACGCGCTCGCGCGCCGCCTGTCCCGGCCAAGCCGGGTGTAG
- a CDS encoding MaoC/PaaZ C-terminal domain-containing protein gives MTGEQPFVPVMPHRTFEDLQVGERRKSRERTISRQEILDFARTYDPQWFHTDAELARQSVFGEVVASGIHVLALWRQLDHEINSDIDFVCGVGWDDLRLRRAIRSGDTIHVTSEIVELRPSQTRDDRGTALIRYAVVTDDGTEAVTFTSINLVYTRLGRDRRRASASASA, from the coding sequence ATGACCGGGGAACAACCCTTTGTGCCCGTCATGCCGCACCGCACGTTTGAGGATCTCCAGGTAGGAGAACGCCGAAAATCGCGTGAACGGACGATCTCCCGGCAGGAGATCCTTGATTTCGCCCGCACCTATGACCCGCAATGGTTTCATACCGACGCGGAACTCGCCCGCCAGTCGGTGTTCGGCGAGGTGGTCGCAAGCGGCATCCACGTGCTGGCGCTGTGGCGGCAACTCGACCACGAGATCAATTCGGACATCGATTTCGTCTGCGGCGTGGGTTGGGATGACCTGCGCCTGCGCCGCGCGATCCGCTCGGGCGACACCATCCACGTCACGTCCGAGATCGTGGAGCTTCGTCCGTCGCAGACACGCGATGACAGGGGAACCGCTCTGATCCGCTACGCTGTTGTCACCGACGACGGAACCGAGGCGGTGACCTTCACCAGCATCAATCTGGTCTACACCCGGCTTGGCCGGGACAGGCGGCGCGCGAGCGCGTCAGCCTCCGCATAA
- a CDS encoding acyl-CoA thioesterase — protein MIDDPEIERRMLFAYEETGPDRFRAAPIPSGLLRLYGGKILARALRAMQQTVSPDRPAHSFHAFFGRPGLTDKGLDFAVTRDNDGRSFSSRRVTVEQDGALVMSASASFQVAEDGPRHQFAMPDVPPPEQLRPMSDYIADAPLPERHLPFWRRPQLFEWRPVEPFLMFNGQPESCHRHYWLRLKSPLGGDRALHQCYLAYASDLHILHAGLAPLGMGWADDYLQTASLDHAIWFHDHGRVDDWLLYALDSPAAGSSRSLGRGTIYTRDGRLIATVAQEGLIRVLDAPRAGRI, from the coding sequence ATGATCGACGATCCCGAAATCGAACGGCGCATGCTGTTCGCCTATGAAGAGACAGGCCCGGACAGGTTTCGAGCTGCGCCCATTCCAAGCGGGCTGCTGCGCCTCTATGGCGGGAAGATTCTGGCGCGGGCGCTGCGCGCCATGCAGCAGACGGTATCGCCGGACCGGCCGGCGCACAGCTTCCATGCCTTTTTCGGAAGGCCGGGGCTGACCGACAAGGGGCTGGATTTCGCCGTTACGCGCGACAATGACGGACGAAGCTTTTCCAGCCGCCGCGTGACCGTGGAGCAGGACGGCGCACTGGTGATGAGCGCCTCCGCCTCTTTCCAGGTCGCGGAGGACGGGCCGCGCCATCAGTTCGCAATGCCCGACGTGCCCCCGCCGGAGCAGTTGCGGCCGATGTCCGACTATATCGCAGACGCACCCCTGCCCGAACGCCATCTACCGTTCTGGCGGCGCCCACAGTTGTTCGAATGGCGCCCGGTCGAACCGTTTCTGATGTTCAACGGTCAGCCGGAATCGTGCCATCGCCACTATTGGCTGAGGCTCAAATCGCCGCTTGGCGGCGACCGCGCCCTGCATCAGTGCTATCTCGCCTATGCATCGGACCTGCACATACTGCACGCCGGGCTTGCGCCGCTCGGGATGGGCTGGGCCGACGACTATCTCCAGACAGCCAGCCTTGACCATGCCATCTGGTTTCACGATCATGGCCGGGTAGACGACTGGCTGCTCTACGCGCTCGACAGCCCTGCGGCGGGGTCGTCCCGCTCACTTGGGCGCGGAACGATCTACACGCGGGACGGCCGGTTGATTGCGACAGTCGCCCAGGAAGGTTTGATCCGCGTGCTGGATGCGCCGCGCGCGGGCCGTATCTGA
- a CDS encoding aromatic ring-hydroxylating oxygenase subunit alpha produces MELNAQTVERVHQRMDYERSRNAPPEDFPKLPDIPGVRYTDPEFLKLERERMWQRAWLYAGHVDQIPNPGSWFLTRNTGSPILVVRDLEGQVRAFYNTCQHRGAPLVTELAGEARGFVCGYHGWSYTLDGKLTAVRDKRDFVGLDFSCRSLVSVRCELLGSLIFINEDPEAQPLLDHIGPMAKELEQYGLENLRLVDSRSYEVNCNVKVLLDAFLEVYHLKSIHQQTVDRFLDHRGMFVTLWPNGHSRMLTPNRRPDWKDPGTIGMPKIPTITEVPANNNVSYQIYPNFVMPASESGIPLLQFWPTSNRTARVVSSWIAPDYDPDQPNPLWDTRLANWERILYEDLQYAPQIQESLESKGFKGMPLNYQERRIYHWHEELDRRIGLNQVPPEARVEQVLRDQVTQD; encoded by the coding sequence ATGGAACTGAACGCACAGACCGTCGAGCGTGTTCACCAGCGCATGGACTATGAGCGCAGCCGCAATGCGCCGCCCGAGGATTTCCCCAAGCTGCCCGACATACCCGGCGTCCGCTACACCGATCCCGAGTTCCTGAAGCTGGAGCGCGAACGCATGTGGCAGCGCGCCTGGCTCTACGCCGGCCATGTCGATCAGATCCCAAACCCCGGCAGCTGGTTCCTCACCCGCAACACAGGATCGCCCATATTGGTGGTGCGCGATCTGGAGGGCCAAGTCCGCGCTTTCTACAACACCTGCCAGCATCGCGGCGCACCGCTGGTCACCGAGCTGGCCGGCGAAGCACGCGGCTTCGTCTGCGGCTATCATGGCTGGAGCTACACGCTGGACGGCAAGCTCACCGCCGTTCGCGACAAGCGCGATTTCGTGGGTCTGGACTTTTCCTGCCGGTCGCTGGTGTCCGTGCGCTGCGAGCTTCTCGGCAGCCTGATCTTCATCAACGAAGATCCGGAGGCGCAGCCGCTGCTCGACCATATCGGCCCGATGGCGAAGGAGCTTGAGCAATATGGGCTGGAGAATCTGCGCCTCGTCGATTCACGCAGCTATGAGGTGAATTGCAACGTCAAGGTGCTGCTCGATGCGTTTCTTGAGGTCTATCATCTGAAATCCATCCACCAGCAGACGGTGGACCGGTTCCTTGACCATCGCGGAATGTTCGTGACTTTGTGGCCCAATGGTCACAGCCGCATGCTCACGCCCAATCGCCGGCCGGACTGGAAGGACCCCGGCACGATCGGCATGCCGAAGATCCCGACGATCACCGAGGTTCCGGCGAACAACAACGTCAGCTATCAGATCTATCCCAATTTCGTGATGCCTGCGTCCGAAAGCGGCATCCCGCTGCTGCAATTCTGGCCCACCTCGAACCGGACTGCGCGGGTCGTGTCGAGCTGGATCGCGCCGGATTACGATCCGGACCAGCCGAACCCGCTCTGGGACACGCGGCTCGCGAACTGGGAACGGATTTTATACGAGGATTTGCAGTACGCCCCGCAGATCCAGGAGTCACTGGAGAGCAAGGGCTTCAAGGGCATGCCACTCAATTATCAGGAACGCCGCATCTATCACTGGCATGAAGAGCTGGACCGGCGCATCGGCCTCAATCAGGTGCCTCCGGAGGCCAGGGTGGAGCAGGTGCTCCGCGACCAGGTGACGCAGGATTGA